The DNA segment TTTTCGCTGTCTTCCGCTGTAGTATCGGCTGCGTTCCCGCAGGTCAGAGCCTGCAACGTATAAGATCCAGTAGACGCTGGAGACGTTGGGGATCAGCGCGTACAGCAGGGCGATGACGGTGGTGACGATGCCCTGGGTGACGAGGATGTTCTGCTGGATGCCGTTCTTGTTGAGCCGCTGGAGGTACGGCGGCAGATATCCCTCGCTGCGGGAGATCTCCAGCAGGCCCTTGGACGGCCCCGCGAGCCAGGTCAGCATGCCGCCGAGCGCCGCGGACACCAGCATCACCGCGGCGATCGGTGTCATCCAGCCGACGTGGAAGTGCGCGAAGAACGCGTCGAACGCCTGCATGACGCCGGCCGTGAGGCTGAGCTGACTGGACGGCACCACCCAGCTGATCGCCAGCGCCGGAAGGATGAAGATCAGCAGCACCAGGCCCATGGCCAGGAACATCGACCTCGGGTACTCCTTCGCCGGATCGCGCAGCGAGGAGACGTGCACGGCGTTCATCTCCATGCCGGAGTACGACAGGAAGTTGTTGACGATGAGCACCAGGCTGGCCAGCCCCGTCCACTGGGGCAGCAGATGCGAGGCGGTCATCGGGGCCGCGGAGCCGTTCCCCTGTCCGAGGAAGACGAGGCCCAGCACGACCAGGACGGTACCGGGGACGAGCGTCCCGATGACGAGCCCCCAGGAGGACAGGCCCGCCAGCGCCTTGGTGCCACGGGACGACACCCAGACACCGGTCCAGTACAGCACCATGATCACGATCGCGGTGTACACGCCGTTGGAGGCGAGCGAGGGATCGATGACATACGCGATGGTGGACGCCACGAACGCCAGCAGGCTCGGGTAGTAGAAGATCGTCATCGCGAACTGGCACCACACGGCGAGGAAGCCGAGCGGCTTCGACAGCCCCTCGCTCACCCACCGGTAGACGCCGCCGGGCCAGCCCGAGGCCAGTTCGGCCGAGACGAGAGCGGTGGGCAGCAGGAACACGATGGCCGGGATGAGATAGAGGAAGACACAGGCCAGCCCGTAGACGGCCATCGTCGGCGCCGCCCGCAGGCTCGCCACCGACGCGGTGGTCATCAGGGCGAGCGTCAGCCAGCTGATCCTCGGTGTCGCCGGCCGGTCCCTCGCCGCGGTCCGTGCCGAGTCCTTCGGCACATCCGCCGGCATGTCCATCGCGCTCATGCGTACCTCCGTCGCGACGCCACAGGTGCGGGCGTTCACCATGCAAGCCTTGGGCGGATCGACCCGTTCCGCGCGCGGGCTCGCCCGAATGGGTGGCCGGTGGGCGGATTGCCGCAGGCCCGTTCCGGCAGGGGCCCTGCCGCAACCGTTGACAGTCCCGCGCGGAACTGGCTTGATGAGCAACGCATTTGGGAGCGCTCCCACGCCCGGTGCTCCCGCACCGCCCTCCCCGCACCCCCACCGACGTGACGAAGGGACAGTTCCGTTGCGCTCGCTCACCCTCCCCGCCCTGCGAAGACGATCCCGCAGGCCCGGCCCCCTCACCGCCGTCGCACTGGCGCTCAGCGTCGGTGCCGGCCTCCTGCTCCCGCTCTCGCTGCCGGCCGGCGCGGCGGCCGCCCCCGCCTTCGCCTACGGCGAGGCGCTGCAGAAGTCCCTCCTCTTCTACGAGGCCCAGCAGTCCGGCAAGCTGCCCGACAGCAACCGCGTCTCCTGGCGCGGCGACTCCGCGCTGGAGGACGGCAAGGACGTCGGCCTGGACCTGACGGGCGGCTGGTACGACGCCGGGGACCATGTGAAGTTCGGCCTGCCCATGGCGTACTCGGCCACCATGCTGGCCTGGGGCGGCGCGGAGCAGCGGGCGGCCTACGAGGCGTCCGGGCAGCTGACCCACCTGCGCGACAACCTGCGCTTCGTCGACGACTACCTCATCAAGGCGCACCCCGAGCCCGACGTGCTGTACGCACAGGTCGGCAACGGCGGCGACGACCACAAGTGGTGGGGCCCCGCCGAGGTCATGCCGATGGAGCGCCCCGCGTACAAGATCGCCGCCTCCTGCCCCGGCAGCGACCTGGCCGGCCAGACGGCGGCGGCCCTCGCCTCCTCCTCGATGGTGTTCGCCGACAGCGACCCCGCGTACGCCGGGAAGCTGATCACCCACGCGAAGCAGCTGTACACCTTCGCCGACACCTACCGGGGCAAATACAGCGACTGCGTCACCGACGCGCAGAGCTACTACAACTCCTGGAGCGGGTACGACGACGAGCTGGTCTGGGGCGCGATCTGGCTGTACAAGGCGACCGGTGACGCCGCGTACCTCGCCAAGGCCGAGTCGTACTACGACAACCTCTCCACCGAGCCGCAGACCAGCACCCGGTCCTACCGCTGGACGCTCTCCTGGGACGACAGCTCCTACGGCGCCTACGTGCTCCTCGCCCAGCTGACCGGCAAACAGAAGTACATCGACGATGCCAACCGCTGGCTCGACTGGTGGACGGTCGGCGTCAACGGGCAGCGGGTGCCCTACTCGCCCGGCGGGCAGGCGGTGCTCGACAGCTGGGGCTCCCTCCGATACGCGGCGAACACCGCCTTCGTGGCGCTGAGCTACTCCGACTGGCTGACGGGTGACGCCACCCGCAAGGCCCGCTACCACGACTTCGCGGTCCGCCAGATCGACTACGCGCTCGGCGACAACCCGCGCGGATCGAGCTACGTGGTGGGCTTCGGCGAGAACCCGCCGACCAAGCCCCACCACCGCACCGCCCACGGCTCGTGGACGGACCAGATGAACAACCCGGCCGAGAGCCGGCACACCCTGTACGGGGCACTGGTCGGCGGCCCGAGCGCACCCGACGACTCCTACACCGACGAACGATCCAACTACGTCAACAACGAGGTCGCCACCGACTACAACGCCGCCTTCACCGGAGCCCTGGCGCGGCTCTACGCCGAGTACGGCGGCGCCCCGCTCGCCGACTTCCCCCGGCCGGAGGAGCCGGACGGCCCCGAGATGTCCGTCCAGGCGTCGGTGAACGCGGCGGGCCCCGGGTTCACCGAGATCAAGGCGTATCTGATCAACCGGTCCGCCTGGCCTGCCCGCGCCCTCACCGACGCCTCGCTGCGCTACTACGTCACCCTGGAACCGGGCACCACCCCCGACGACATCACCCTCACCACCAACTACAACCAGTGCGGCGAGGTGACCGGACCCACGCACCTGGCGGGCGACGTCTACTACGTGACGGTGGACTGCTCGGACACCGACATCGCCCCCGCCGGCCAGTCCGCGTACCGCAAGGAGGTCCAGTTCCGGATCAGCTCGGCGGGCGCCTGGGACCCGTCGAACGACTGGTCCTACCCCTCGACGGCGACCACACCCGGCGGAACCCCGGTCGACGCGCCGCACATGGTGCTGCTGGAGGGCTCGACGCCCCAGTGGGGCAGCGCCCCGGACGGCACGGACCCCGGCCCCACCCCTGACCCGACCGGCACCCCGGACCCGTCCCCGACGCCCGACCCCACGGACACGCCGGACCCGACCCAGACCCCCGACCCCACGGACACGCCCGACCCCGAGCCCGGTGCCTGCGAGGTGAGCTACCGCGTCAGCCAGGCGTGGGGCACGGGTTTCACCGCCGATGTGACGGTGAAGAACACCGGATCGACACCGCTCGACGGCTGGCGGCTCGTCTTCGACTTCCAGGGCGCCGAGAAGATCGGCAACGCCTGGAACGCGACCGCCACCCAGAGCGGCAGCCGGGTCACCGTCGAGAACGCCGGCCACAACGGGTCCGTCCCGGCGGGCGGCAGCGCCTCCTTCGGCTTCCAGGCCGACGGCGCGCCGGCGGCCGACCCCGCCGCCTTCACCCTCAACGGAAAGGAGTGCGGCTGACCCCGGCCCGGATCGTCGCGGCCGACCCCGGACCGGCTCATGCCCGCTTCGGTGTCCGCAGCGCCGCGTACGTACCGGACACCGCCGCCAGGACGATCACGCACCCGGTGAAGATCAGCCCGGCGTCGCGCAGGCCGAGCCACACGGCCAGCGCGCCCACGCCCACCACCGGCACGGAGATGCCCAGGTAGGCGACGACGAAGAAGGCCGAGATGGTGCCGCCCCTGTGCTCGGCGGGGGCGGCATCGCCGACCAGCGTGAGGGCGGCCCGGAAGGCCAGCCCCTGCCCGATGCCCCCGCAGACCGCGCCCAGCACGAGCAGCACCAGCGACTTCGCGAGCAGCGACGACGCCACCAGCAGCAGTCCGGCGATCAGCACCGCGCAGCCGAAGGGCAGCGCGCGGCGCGCCCCGATGCGCGGGGCGAGCGACTGACCGACCGTCGAGGCGCAGAACACCGAGAACACCACCGCGCCCGTCACCGCCAGGTTGTGCACGCCGAGCGTCTTCGCCGCGAAGCTCGGCGCGACCGCGGTGAACAGCCCGAGCAGCGCGAACCCGGCGAAGGCGGCCAGCGAGGCCGGCACGAACACCCCCTGCACCTCCGGCGGCACCCGCACCCCCTGCGGCTCCAGCCGGGGCCACCGCCGGGGCTCCGCGACCGTCTCCGCCAGCCGCAGGATGATGACGCAGGCCACCGCGACCAGTCCCAGATGGACCCAGAACGGCAGCGCCAGCGGCCACGGCGTGTACTGCGCCAGCACCCCGGCGAGCAGCGGACCGCAGCCCAGCCCGCCCATGTTGGCGGCCGTCGCGGCGAACCCGGCCCGCGCCTTCTGCCCCGGCTCCGCCAGCTCGATCACCGCGGCCGTCGCCGCGCCGCTCAGCAGCCCGGCCGCGCCACCGGACAGCACCCGCCCGGCGAAGAGCAGGGGCAGCCCGGCCTCCAGCAGGAAACAGCCCGCACTCGCGGCGGACAGCGCCATGGCGGCCAGCAGTACGGGACGGCGCCCGACCTTGTCGGAGTAGTTGCCCGCCACCAGGAG comes from the Streptomyces sp. NBC_00525 genome and includes:
- a CDS encoding APC family permease produces the protein MSAMDMPADVPKDSARTAARDRPATPRISWLTLALMTTASVASLRAAPTMAVYGLACVFLYLIPAIVFLLPTALVSAELASGWPGGVYRWVSEGLSKPLGFLAVWCQFAMTIFYYPSLLAFVASTIAYVIDPSLASNGVYTAIVIMVLYWTGVWVSSRGTKALAGLSSWGLVIGTLVPGTVLVVLGLVFLGQGNGSAAPMTASHLLPQWTGLASLVLIVNNFLSYSGMEMNAVHVSSLRDPAKEYPRSMFLAMGLVLLIFILPALAISWVVPSSQLSLTAGVMQAFDAFFAHFHVGWMTPIAAVMLVSAALGGMLTWLAGPSKGLLEISRSEGYLPPYLQRLNKNGIQQNILVTQGIVTTVIALLYALIPNVSSVYWILYVAGSDLRERSRYYSGRQRKAPLLRHPELGGFLALVRTPGPSPCAR
- a CDS encoding glycoside hydrolase family 9 protein produces the protein MRSLTLPALRRRSRRPGPLTAVALALSVGAGLLLPLSLPAGAAAAPAFAYGEALQKSLLFYEAQQSGKLPDSNRVSWRGDSALEDGKDVGLDLTGGWYDAGDHVKFGLPMAYSATMLAWGGAEQRAAYEASGQLTHLRDNLRFVDDYLIKAHPEPDVLYAQVGNGGDDHKWWGPAEVMPMERPAYKIAASCPGSDLAGQTAAALASSSMVFADSDPAYAGKLITHAKQLYTFADTYRGKYSDCVTDAQSYYNSWSGYDDELVWGAIWLYKATGDAAYLAKAESYYDNLSTEPQTSTRSYRWTLSWDDSSYGAYVLLAQLTGKQKYIDDANRWLDWWTVGVNGQRVPYSPGGQAVLDSWGSLRYAANTAFVALSYSDWLTGDATRKARYHDFAVRQIDYALGDNPRGSSYVVGFGENPPTKPHHRTAHGSWTDQMNNPAESRHTLYGALVGGPSAPDDSYTDERSNYVNNEVATDYNAAFTGALARLYAEYGGAPLADFPRPEEPDGPEMSVQASVNAAGPGFTEIKAYLINRSAWPARALTDASLRYYVTLEPGTTPDDITLTTNYNQCGEVTGPTHLAGDVYYVTVDCSDTDIAPAGQSAYRKEVQFRISSAGAWDPSNDWSYPSTATTPGGTPVDAPHMVLLEGSTPQWGSAPDGTDPGPTPDPTGTPDPSPTPDPTDTPDPTQTPDPTDTPDPEPGACEVSYRVSQAWGTGFTADVTVKNTGSTPLDGWRLVFDFQGAEKIGNAWNATATQSGSRVTVENAGHNGSVPAGGSASFGFQADGAPAADPAAFTLNGKECG
- a CDS encoding MFS transporter encodes the protein MVAYVRVREKTGRVGRRRAGYAAAAVVFAVGMAGTTLPTPLYGLYQKEIGFSELMVTVVFAVYAVAVISVLLVAGNYSDKVGRRPVLLAAMALSAASAGCFLLEAGLPLLFAGRVLSGGAAGLLSGAATAAVIELAEPGQKARAGFAATAANMGGLGCGPLLAGVLAQYTPWPLALPFWVHLGLVAVACVIILRLAETVAEPRRWPRLEPQGVRVPPEVQGVFVPASLAAFAGFALLGLFTAVAPSFAAKTLGVHNLAVTGAVVFSVFCASTVGQSLAPRIGARRALPFGCAVLIAGLLLVASSLLAKSLVLLVLGAVCGGIGQGLAFRAALTLVGDAAPAEHRGGTISAFFVVAYLGISVPVVGVGALAVWLGLRDAGLIFTGCVIVLAAVSGTYAALRTPKRA